In one Methylobacterium sp. SyP6R genomic region, the following are encoded:
- a CDS encoding polysaccharide biosynthesis/export family protein: MNRRALLTGLATTLALGGCLRPEYRTALLDETGTGGIGASYSLASGDRLRVIVFGQDNLSNIYAVDGAGRIAMPLIGPIKVAGGSTAQAARAIEARLRDGFVREPHVTVEVEVYRPFFILGEVTTSGQYPFVSGMTVETAVAIAAGFGPRAARDYAVLTREGPTGLVSGIVPMTYPVRPGDTIVVKERWF, translated from the coding sequence ATGAACCGACGCGCCCTTCTCACAGGCTTGGCGACCACGCTCGCGCTCGGCGGCTGCCTGCGGCCCGAGTACCGCACCGCGCTCCTCGACGAGACCGGCACCGGCGGGATCGGCGCGTCGTACTCGCTCGCCTCCGGCGACCGGCTGCGGGTGATCGTGTTCGGCCAGGACAACCTCTCGAACATCTACGCGGTGGACGGGGCCGGGCGCATCGCCATGCCGCTGATCGGCCCGATCAAGGTCGCCGGCGGCTCGACCGCCCAGGCCGCCCGCGCCATCGAGGCGCGCCTGCGCGACGGCTTCGTGCGCGAGCCCCACGTCACGGTCGAGGTCGAGGTCTACCGGCCGTTCTTCATCCTGGGCGAGGTCACCACCTCGGGCCAGTATCCCTTCGTGAGCGGCATGACGGTCGAGACCGCGGTGGCGATCGCGGCGGGCTTCGGCCCCCGCGCCGCCCGCGACTACGCCGTGCTCACCCGCGAGGGACCGACCGGCCTCGTCTCCGGCATCGTCCCGATGACCTATCCGGTCCGCCCCGGCGACACGATCGTGGTCAAGGAGCGGTGGTTCTGA
- a CDS encoding glycosyltransferase family 4 protein gives MSAPRERILHVFRAPVGGLFRHVLDVARLQAEAGHAVGLFCDASTGGARAEAVLAELAPHLALGITRLPMRRNPHPSDLAALAALSRLVTRLAPTVLHGHGSKGGLFARLAPAGGSARPVRAYTPHGGSFNYRPGSPLHRLYMLAEGMLTRRTDVFLFESDYIAGRYRAYVGPTDRLVRVVHNGISPAEFAPIVLGPAPLDLVYIGELREAKGVPVLFEALARLRRELGRRLTLLVVGSGPDEVALRNRVAALGLAEDVLFEPPQPIRAALSRATVMVVPSLAESLPYVILEAAAAAQPLVSTDVGGIPEIFGPAAPALVPPGDAAALSTAILRKVDQDPEQRAGEAAALSAFVRCRFSMSRMAEDGLAGYAAARG, from the coding sequence GTGTCCGCCCCGCGCGAGCGGATCCTGCACGTCTTCCGCGCCCCGGTCGGCGGCCTGTTCCGTCACGTCCTCGACGTCGCACGGCTGCAAGCCGAGGCCGGCCACGCCGTCGGCCTGTTCTGCGATGCGAGCACCGGAGGCGCCCGGGCGGAGGCGGTCCTCGCCGAGCTGGCGCCGCATCTCGCGCTGGGCATCACCCGGCTGCCGATGCGCCGCAACCCGCATCCGAGCGACCTCGCCGCCCTGGCGGCGCTCTCCCGCCTAGTGACCCGGCTCGCGCCCACCGTCCTGCACGGTCACGGCTCCAAGGGCGGCCTGTTCGCCCGCCTGGCGCCGGCCGGCGGCAGCGCGCGTCCGGTGCGGGCCTACACGCCGCATGGCGGCAGCTTCAACTACCGCCCGGGCTCGCCGCTCCACCGCCTCTACATGCTGGCGGAAGGTATGCTCACCCGGCGCACCGACGTGTTCCTGTTCGAGAGCGACTACATCGCCGGGCGCTACCGGGCCTATGTCGGCCCGACCGACCGGCTGGTGCGGGTGGTGCACAACGGCATCTCGCCGGCCGAGTTCGCCCCGATCGTCTTGGGTCCGGCCCCGCTCGACCTCGTCTATATCGGCGAATTGCGCGAGGCGAAGGGCGTGCCGGTGCTGTTCGAGGCGCTGGCGCGCCTGCGCCGGGAGCTGGGGCGGCGCCTGACCCTGCTGGTGGTCGGCTCGGGGCCCGACGAGGTCGCTTTGCGCAACCGCGTCGCCGCGCTGGGCCTCGCCGAGGACGTGCTGTTCGAGCCGCCGCAGCCGATCCGGGCCGCGTTGAGCCGCGCCACCGTGATGGTGGTGCCCTCGCTGGCCGAGTCGCTGCCCTACGTGATCCTGGAGGCGGCGGCCGCCGCCCAGCCCCTCGTCTCGACCGATGTCGGCGGTATCCCGGAGATCTTCGGGCCCGCCGCGCCCGCTCTGGTGCCGCCGGGCGATGCCGCCGCCCTCAGCACGGCGATCCTGCGCAAGGTCGACCAGGATCCGGAGCAGC